TTGATCAATTGGGGCGCGACGTCGGCCTACTCGCTCACCTGGAAGTTCCTCTGCGCGCAGGAGCCGCAGCAGGTGCAGTAGGCCGAGCGGCTCGTCACGCGCCATGAACGAGAGCCCCGCTGGACGTCGGCGGGGGTAGTCTGTCCGGCATGCCGCTGAAGGTGATGACGCTCAACATCCTGATGGGAGGCGAGGAGCGCATGCCGCTGCTCCTGGCCCTCATTGCTCGCGAGAACCCGGACGTGCTCGTGCTGCAGGAGTGCCTGGGGTGGGAGGACGGCGAGCGGCTCCGTCAGGTCGCCGCCACGCTCGGCCTCCCCGCCACCGACGCCCACGTGCGGCTGGGCACCGCGCGTGCCCGTCCCAGTGGCAGCCGCTACCACGTCGCCGTCGCGAGCCGCTGGCCCCTGCGCTCGGTCCGCGCCCACGCGGATGCCCACTTCATCGGCCATTGCCTCCTTGAATGCGAGCTGGAGACGGGCGCGGAGCCGCTGACCGTCTTCGCGGCCCACTTCGACTCCCACCATGAGTCCCTGCGCTTCGTGGAGGCGCGCTACCTGCGCTCCCTCATCGAGCCCGCGGCCTTCGGTTCGCGGGCCTTCCTCCTGGCCGGGGACCTCAACTCCCTGTCGCGCTCGGACCCCTATCCGGTGGACCTGGCGGATCGCGTCCGCCGCGCCAGGGTGGACAAGTACGGCCACCCGCCACGCTTCGACGTCATCGACGACCTGGAGGGCTTCGGCTGGCGGGACACGCTGCGCCTCAAGCCGGGTTCCTCCCAGTGGGCCACTGCCCGGCGCCAACGCGAGGGCGAGGTCCTCGACTTCCGCACCGACTACGTCTTCGCCTCGCCCGCGCTGGCCCGGCGGCTGATCTCGGCTCAGGTGGTGGACGTGGGCACGGCCTCCGACCATCACGCCCTGACCGCGAGCTTCAGCGACGCTTGAGGCATCGCCTCACCCCAGCTCGTTGCGCTGGAGGGACTCCGCCTCCGCCACGATGGCCGCGCGGATCTTTCCCTTCAGGGGCGCCTCGTTCTTGAGCACCTCCTTGAGGGCGGCCGTCTTCCCGTAGAACACCCAGGTGGAGGAGTGACTGCCGCCGCTGGGGGTGGAGACCCGCACCTCGAAGAAGCGCTCCAGCTTGCCCTTGTCCCCGGTCAGCGGGGCCACCCGGAGCTCGACGTCGCCCACGCCCTCCACGAGCGCTCCGCCCGCGAAGCGGGTGCTCACCGCGGTGAAGGTCCCCGTGTCGGGCACGCCCTGGAGCGCGCGCCCCGACAGCTCGTGGAGCGCGGCGCCAATCGCCTGTTGCAGCTTCTGTTCGTTCAGGACGATCTGCATGGGGGCCTCAGGGAGATTTGTACCGGGCCTTGATGGCCGCGATGGCGCGCTCGAGCGCCTGGATCCGTTCGATGCTCAAGACCGGGCTCAGCCCCGGAGGCAGCGGGGGCGCGTTGGACGCCTGCCCCAGCTCCATCATGCGGGCGTGGATGTAGGCCTGGTTGAGGTACTGGAGATACTGCGCCTCCTGCGCCTTGGTCAGCGAGGACATGGCGGCCTCCACGGGCTTGACCAGGGCCTGGAGCTCGACCTCCGCGGCCTTCGGCACGTTGCGCACGAGCGGCTTGCCCAGCAACACGTCGTAGGGGATGTGCTCGGCGTTGGCGATCGTCAGCACCTCCTTGCCGATGATCTGCAACTCGCCGCGCACGCCGTTGCCGTGCTTCAGGTAGGCGCACACCACCGTGTAGCCGCTGTCCATCAGCTTGGACTCGGTGATGCGCAGGGGCGGCTTCCCGCCTTCCATCGCCGCGACCTGCAACATCTCCAGGTGCTCGGCGGTGAAATAGGGTTTTCCCCCGGGCCCGTGGAGGTTGTTGATCTCGATGACCTCCATCTCCCCCAGCCGGATGGCCTCCGCGAGCCGGTTCACCACCCGCGTCATCGCCGCCGGTGACGTGT
The sequence above is drawn from the Corallococcus sp. NCRR genome and encodes:
- a CDS encoding endonuclease/exonuclease/phosphatase family protein, with protein sequence MPLKVMTLNILMGGEERMPLLLALIARENPDVLVLQECLGWEDGERLRQVAATLGLPATDAHVRLGTARARPSGSRYHVAVASRWPLRSVRAHADAHFIGHCLLECELETGAEPLTVFAAHFDSHHESLRFVEARYLRSLIEPAAFGSRAFLLAGDLNSLSRSDPYPVDLADRVRRARVDKYGHPPRFDVIDDLEGFGWRDTLRLKPGSSQWATARRQREGEVLDFRTDYVFASPALARRLISAQVVDVGTASDHHALTASFSDA